The nucleotide window AGCGATCGATTTCCGACTGGACGAAGTTGCGGAAGCCGGTTGGGGTGTTGGTCGCATCCGCTGGCATTTCGAGACCGAGCGGGGCGAGGCGGTCGCGCAGGGCTGTGTCCTGCGTCGCCTTGCGGATCGAGGCGTTGAGCCGCTCCACGATCGGTTGCGGCGTGCCCTTCGGCGCCAGGAAGCCGAGCCAGACCGGGAAGTCGAGCCCAGCGACGCCGAACTCGTTGGTGGAGGGCACATCGGGCAGCGTGGAAATCCGCGCCGAGCGGAAGACCGCGAGCGGCCTCACCGTTTTTGCCTGAATCTGAGCCAGCGCGGTGAGGGACACTTCGACCATGTAGTCGATCTGGCCCGCGATCAGATCGTTCATCGCAGGACCCGTTCCCCGGTACGAGACCAGATTGACCTTGGTGCCGAGGCGTACGTTCAGCATGGCCGCGCCCATATGCGCCGACGAGCCGGGTCCGGCGGTGCCGGCGTTGAGCTTGGTCTCATTGGCGCGGACGTAATCCACGAATGCCCTGAAGGTATCAGGCGGAAGGTCACGCTTGACGATCAGCACCTGCGGGAGATCGCCGAGCAGTCCGAGATGTTCGTAGTCCGTGATGGGATTGTACTTCAGGTTACGATAAAGCCCGACGCTCGACACGTGCGTGCCGGCCTGACCGATCTGTATCGTATAGCCGTCGGGCGTCGCGCGCGCGGCTCTGGTCGAGCCGATCGTTCCGCCGGCGCCGGCGACGTTTTCGACGACCAGCGTCTGGCCGAGGTCGCGCGAGAGGAATTCGGCATAGATGCGCGCAATCGCGTCGGTCGGACCGCCGGCGGCAAACGGCACGATGACGTTGATCGGCCGGTCCGGATAATTCGTCTGGGCGCGCAGGACCGAAGGCATGCAGAGGGCGCCAGCGAGGCCGAGCGTGACGGCGCGGCGATCAAGCGTGTGGGTCGCCATGAATCGATCCTCCCAGATGTTTATTGATCGTGTTTATCGTTTGCTTTGACGCGCGAGCACGCGGTCTACCATTGCTCCGGCCGTACCGAGATAGTTTGACGGTTCGCACAGGGCGGCGAGCCGATCGCGCGGCAAAGCGGATGCGATGGCCGGGCGCCGCAGCAAGGCATCGAGCAGCGGGTCGCCGCGCTCGAACGCGTCGCGGCAGGCGGCATAGACTTCGTCGTGCGAGAGCTGACGGCCAAGCGCAGGCGCGAGCCCCATCATGACCGCTTCGGCGACGATCAGCCCGCGCGTGGATTGCAGGTTTCGCTTCATCGCTTCGGGATCGACGATCAGGCCGGACAGCATGAATTGCCCCTGCGCCAGCGATCCGGCCGTCAGCAGACAAACCTGGGGCAGCGCCAGCCATTCGCAGTGCCAGGGCCCGGTGGCGCGCTCGAGATCCTGCACCATTGCATCCAGCATCAGCGAAGCGGCGTCGCGGGACGCTTTTGCGTTCGCCAGCAGAATTTCCGAGGAGATCGGGTTGCGCTTCTGCGGCATGGTCGAGGATGCGCCGCGATGCGAGGAAAAGGGCTCGAACACCTCGCCGATCTCGGTCGCCATCAGGATCATGACGTCATAGCCGATCTTGCCGAGCGCGCCGCAGATGACGGCCAGCGTCTGCACCAGTTCGATCAGCCCGTCGCGGGCGACATGCCAGGTGATGTCCGGTTCGGCAAGGTTGAGCGCTCGCGCGTAGCCGGCACGCACGTCCAGTCCGCGTTCGCCGAGCGAAGCCAGCGTTCCCGCCGCGCCCCCGAGCTGCGCCTGAAGGGCGCGAGGCTTGGCCTGCGCGAGCCGATCGGCCGAGCGCTGCAGCGCCGAGAGCCAGATCGCCGCCTTGTGCCCGAACGTGATCGGCAGGGCCTGCTGAAGATGGGTTCGGCCGGCCATCGGCGTATCGCGATGCAGTCGGGCGAGATTGGCGAGTGTTGCCATGACCTCGCCGAGCTGGGTTTCGATCAGCGCGACCGCTTCGCGCAGTTGCAGCACGGTCGCCGTATCCATGATGTCCTGGGTGGTCGCGCCCCAATGCAAATAGCGGCCGGCTTCGCCCAGTCGCTCCGATAGCTGGCGGACCAGGCCGACAATGGGATAGCCGACATTCTCGGTGTCGCGCTTCAACTGCTCTATATCGAGCGACATCGCCGGCGCCTGGCGCGCGATCGCCTCAGCCGCCTCGTGCGGAATCACGCCGG belongs to Bradyrhizobium icense and includes:
- a CDS encoding Bug family tripartite tricarboxylate transporter substrate binding protein; amino-acid sequence: MATHTLDRRAVTLGLAGALCMPSVLRAQTNYPDRPINVIVPFAAGGPTDAIARIYAEFLSRDLGQTLVVENVAGAGGTIGSTRAARATPDGYTIQIGQAGTHVSSVGLYRNLKYNPITDYEHLGLLGDLPQVLIVKRDLPPDTFRAFVDYVRANETKLNAGTAGPGSSAHMGAAMLNVRLGTKVNLVSYRGTGPAMNDLIAGQIDYMVEVSLTALAQIQAKTVRPLAVFRSARISTLPDVPSTNEFGVAGLDFPVWLGFLAPKGTPQPIVERLNASIRKATQDTALRDRLAPLGLEMPADATNTPTGFRNFVQSEIDRWVPLIQKAGLVIE
- the pcaB gene encoding 3-carboxy-cis,cis-muconate cycloisomerase — its product is MFDSAIYRDVFSTPAMRAVFSDEAQLMAFVQAEVALAIAQGEAGVIPHEAAEAIARQAPAMSLDIEQLKRDTENVGYPIVGLVRQLSERLGEAGRYLHWGATTQDIMDTATVLQLREAVALIETQLGEVMATLANLARLHRDTPMAGRTHLQQALPITFGHKAAIWLSALQRSADRLAQAKPRALQAQLGGAAGTLASLGERGLDVRAGYARALNLAEPDITWHVARDGLIELVQTLAVICGALGKIGYDVMILMATEIGEVFEPFSSHRGASSTMPQKRNPISSEILLANAKASRDAASLMLDAMVQDLERATGPWHCEWLALPQVCLLTAGSLAQGQFMLSGLIVDPEAMKRNLQSTRGLIVAEAVMMGLAPALGRQLSHDEVYAACRDAFERGDPLLDALLRRPAIASALPRDRLAALCEPSNYLGTAGAMVDRVLARQSKR